The DNA window TGGTGGCCCTGCGCGCCGTCACCCGGTTGCTGGGGGACGAGCGCATCGTCTTCGGCCGGAGCTGAGAGCAGGACGTACAGTGTCTCCGAGGCGTCTGTTGGCGCCTCGGGTCCTCCGGCGTGGATGACAATGGGCGCGGGTTGGCTTCCAATGGGGCGAGATGACGCCCGAGAAAGATGCCCTCCTTCCCCTGGCGCCGGAGTCCGTGGCCACCACGCAAGGGGAGCCGCGCTTCGGTACCTACCAGGGCGAGCTGCCCGAGGTGGACCTTCCCAGCCTGCTGGGGAAATGGGCCCCGGCCCGCACCACGCGGCTGCTCAAGCGCAAGCGCTGGCACTACACCTTCACCGCCACGCAAGAGGTGGCGGCGCTCTTCGCGGTGGTGGACCTGGGGTACTCGTCCAGCGCCTTCGCCGTGGCCATCGACCTGCGTGAGCGCAAGGCCCTGTGTGATGTGAGCTTCCTGGGCGCTCCGGGCCCCATGGTGTCCCTGGGCGACAAGCCGGGCGCGGGGCTCGACGCATCCTTTCGCACGCTGGGCGGCAAGCTGGCCATCCGCCGGGGCGAGGAGGATGAGCGCTACCAGGTGCAGGTGGACGTCAGCCGCGTGCGCACCGGCAGCCTCAACACCTTCCAGTGGAACGGCGAGCTGCTCGTCGCGGGAGGCCCGCCCGCGCTGACGGTGATTGCGCCCGTGCAGGGCGATGGGCTCGTCAATGTCACGATGAAGCGCAACGGCCTGTTGTCCTTCGGCAGCCTGGAGGCGGGCGGCAAGCGCTTCCGGTTGGACGGTGGCGTGGGCGGCATCGACTACACGCAGGGCTACCTGGCGCGGCATACCGCCTGGCGCTGGGCCTTCGCGTCGGGGCGACTGGCGGATGGAGTGCCCATTGGCCTGAACCTGGTCGAGGGCTTCAACGAGAGCGCGACCGAGTCCAACGAGAACGCGCTCTGGTTGGGAGACCGGCTGTATCCGCTGGCGCGCGCGCGCTTCGAGTACGACGCGAAGAACCTGATGGGGCCGTGGAAGCTGACGACGGCGGACGGCGCGGTGGACCTGCGCTTCCAGCCGTTCTACGTCCACCGCGAGGAGCGCAACCTGCGCCTGGTCATCAGCCACTTCGCGCAGCCGGTGGGCCTCTTCGAGGGCACGGTGAAGGTGGGGGGCAGGACGCTCCAGCTCTCCAACCTGCCCGGCGTCACCGAGGACCAGGACATGCTCTGGTGAGCGGGGGGCTCGGGCGCGAGGTGGCGCCCGGCGCGTCGCCTGCTTGTATGCGTGGTGCGCGCCCCGGGAGGCGCTAGGCTGCGAGGCCCACGCCGTCCTCCGGAGTGAGCCATGTCGTGTCCGCACTGCGGTCAGCCACT is part of the Myxococcus landrumus genome and encodes:
- a CDS encoding DUF2804 domain-containing protein; the encoded protein is MTPEKDALLPLAPESVATTQGEPRFGTYQGELPEVDLPSLLGKWAPARTTRLLKRKRWHYTFTATQEVAALFAVVDLGYSSSAFAVAIDLRERKALCDVSFLGAPGPMVSLGDKPGAGLDASFRTLGGKLAIRRGEEDERYQVQVDVSRVRTGSLNTFQWNGELLVAGGPPALTVIAPVQGDGLVNVTMKRNGLLSFGSLEAGGKRFRLDGGVGGIDYTQGYLARHTAWRWAFASGRLADGVPIGLNLVEGFNESATESNENALWLGDRLYPLARARFEYDAKNLMGPWKLTTADGAVDLRFQPFYVHREERNLRLVISHFAQPVGLFEGTVKVGGRTLQLSNLPGVTEDQDMLW